Below is a genomic region from Actinoallomurus bryophytorum.
GCAGGGCAGGACCAGCGCCGGCGCTCCGGTGAGGTTGTGCACGGCGGTGAACAGCCCCTCCGCCTCGCCCTCTGGCGTGTCGACCGGAGGCGTGGTGACCGGAGCGACGAACGGGGCGGCGGGGCCCAGGAGCACGTCGACCTCCGCGTAGACCTCGGCCGCGGCGGGCAGTAGCCGCTCGCGTGTGTCGAGCGCGTCCTGGTAGGCCGCCGCGCTGACCTCCGCGCCCGAGCGGAGCAGCCGCAGCGTCTCCGGGCCGTAGTGGTCCGGCGTGGCCGTCACCCGCTCGCCGTGCACCTGCCAGGCCTCGAACAGCAGGATGTCGGAGAACGTCTTCTCGATCTCGTCCAGGCCCGAGCCGTCGACCTCCACGATCGCGCAGCCGGCGGCCCGCAGAGTCTCGATCGCGCCGCGTACGGCGGCCGCGACATCCGGCTCCACCTCGGCGCGTTCGAGCTGTCCGGGGATCACTCCGATCCGCGGCGGCGCGCCGACCGCCGCCGCGGGCGCGGTGCCGGTCAGCGCCGAGAAGACCTTGGCCGTGACCGCGACGTCCGCGGTGAGCAGGCCAACGTGGTCGAGGGTCGGGGCGAGCCTCTCGACGCCGTCGAGCGGCAGCGTCCCGTGGCTCGGCTTGAACCCGACGGTGGCGCAGTAGTGCGCCGGGAGCCGGATAGAGCCGCCGGTGTCCGTACCCAGGGCCACCGCGCAGACGCCGGCACCGACCAGGGCGGCCGAGCCTCCGCTGGACCCACCTGCCGTCCGGTCCGTGGCGTACGGGTTCATCGCCTCGGGCGCTTCGGGATGGACGGCGCCGGCGGCGTACTCCAGCAGGGACGTGGCGGCGAAGACGTCCGCCCCGGCGGCGCGCAGTGCCGCGACGACCGGGGCGTCCGCCGTCGCGGGCCGCGCGCGCATCGCGTGGGGGTTGCCGTTGCCGCGCGGGTGGCCGGCGATGTCGATCATGTCCTTGACCGCGACGGGGACGCCGTGCAGCGGTCCGTCCGCGGCGCGCGGGGGAGCGGGGAACAGCTCGACCACGGCGTTCAGCGGCCGGCCGAGCCGCTCGGCCCGTTCGTAGGCGGCGAGGAGCTCCAGGTTGGCCACCTCGCAGGTGCGCTCGCCCCGCTCGATCGCCTTGATGATCTGCCCGGCGTACGTGGTCAGCGGCCCGGCGAGGTCGTTCAGCAGGTCGTCGACCTCGGTCTTGCGCTTGCGGACCATGAGGTCGCGGTAGATGCCGCTGTGCGACTTGGCGCTGGTGCGGTTGAACGTGACCAGCCGGGCCAGCGAGCCCTCCAGGTCGCGGGGGTCGAAGCCGTCGAACCCCTCGGGCTCCACCGGAGCCTGCGCGAGCACCTCACGCGCGATGGCGAGCATGAGCGGCCGCCAGCGCGGGTCCTCCAGCGAGTCCGCGATGGACAGGTCGGACACGGCGCCGGCGTAGAGCATCGCGCCGTACGCCTCCTTGCCCCACAGGAAGCCCAGGATGTTGCCGGTGGCCTCGGCGTACGGGAGCGCCTCGGCCAGCTCACGGAGCCGCGGGGTGATCTCGCCGGTCGGCTCGCCGATCCGGAACGTGCCGACGTTGCCCTGCATGATCCGGCCGGGCGCGAGCACGTCGGCGCCGAAGTTCACGAAGCAGACGATGAGCCGCTCCGGGCCGACCACGGCGGACAGGATGTCGGCGGTCAGGCCGTTCTGGAAGCTGACCACGTACCCATCCGGGGCCAGCCGGCCGCGCAGGAGTTCCGCGGCCTGGGCGGTGTGGTGGCTCTTGACCGCGATCGCGACGCGTTCGAGGCGATCGGGCAGGTCCTCCGGGGTGACCGCACGCGCCGTCACCGTGAAGTTCTCGACCGGGCCCTCGATCGTGAGGCCGTTCCGGTTGATCGCGTCGACGTGTGCCGGATCCGCGTCACAGAACAGGATGTCGTGGCCGTCGCGGATGAGATGGGCTCCGATGGTGCCGCCGATCGCACCGGCACCGATGATGGTCAGCTGCATGGGGGATCCGCCTCGTGGGGGTCAGGGCCTCGGCGCCCGAGGTCGTCCTGCCGTCGGACGCTACCAAACACGTTGGAGCGGTCTAACCGGCCCTCCTCCTCACGTCTGGTACGGAATTTCGGGCAGGGGCCTTCCGTATGTCACGTAAATCGTGCGTAATATGTCCGAAACGTTTCCCTGCTCAAATGAGTCCGCTGGAACGGTCCCGCGCTCGCTGGGCCGGTGAATCAGGGCTTCCACCTGCCCTCCCTCATAACTCACACGCATCTGGCGGCCGCTCCGCCCTATGACCCCCACGAAGGAGCAGGCATGAACGACGAGATCCCCGAAGGCCTACGGGTCCCCATGATCAGCAGGCGCCGCATGCTGCGGCTCAGCGGCCTGGGTATCGGGGCGTTCTCGGCCGCGCCGCTGCTGGCCGCCTGCGGATCGTCCTCGGACACCACTTCGGCGAAGAAGAAGGGGGGCAACCTGGTCATCGTTCGCGCGCAGGACTCGGTGAACATGGACAAGACGACCGTGTTCAGCAACGCCTCCCTCTGGGTCTACCAGCAGATGTACGAGACCCTGGTCGCGATGACCGACGACGGTCAGGGCGTCAAGCCCTGGCTCGCGGAGAGCTACCAGATGTCGGCGGACAACCTGTCCTGCACCTTCAAGCTCCGGTCCGGCGTGAAGTTCCACAACGGCCAGCCGGTGACGTCGGCCGACGTGAAGTTCTCGATCGACGAGTCGAGCAAGACCAAGGGCGGCTGGGAGTTCATCAACTCCGCGATCAAAGAGGTCAAGACCCCGGACCCGCTCACCGTGGTGATCACCACCAAGTACCCGTGGGCTCCGCTGCTGGCCGACCTGAGCTGCCCGAACAACGGGATCATCCCCAAGGACTACGCCGGCAAGAGCTCCAAGGACTTCTACCAGGCCCCGGTCGGCACGGGCCCGTTCATGTGGGGCACCTGGCAGAAGGGGAGCGCCCTCACGCTGAAGAAGAACCCCTCCTACTGGCAGCCCGGCAAGCCCGCCGTCGACACGGTCACCTGGAAGGTCGTGCCCGACACCAACGCCCGCGCGCTCCAGCTGCAGGGCGGCCAGGCGCAGATCAACGAGGCGCCGCCCTTCTCCAGCATCAGCCAGGTCAAGAACACGCCCAACCTGAAGGTCGACCTGTTCCCCTCGACCAGGACCGACTACATCCTGATGAACCAGACCAAGAAGCCCTACGACGACGTGCACGTGCGGCGGGCCATCTCGTACGCGATCGACCGCCAGGCGCTGGTCAAGAACATCCTGTTCGGCAGCGGCAGCGTGGCGAACTCGTTCATGATGCCGTCGGCGCCCTACTACGACAAGAACTCCCCGGGCCTGCAGTACGACATGGCCAAGGCCAAGCAGGAGATGGCGCAGTCGAGTGTGCCGCAGGGCTTCACCACGACCTACCTCGCCCAGTCCGGGGACGCGATGGACGCCTCCATCGCGCAGATCCTGCAGGCGTCGCTGAAGCAGCTCGGCATCACGATGAAGATCCAGAACGTCGACCCCAGCGCCCAGCACGACCTGACGACCAAGCTCCAGTACGAGATCTCACACTCGTACTGGACGATGGACCTGGCCGACCCCGACGAGCTGGTGCAGTACGCGCTCGACCCCAAGTCCGGCGGTCACTCCTTCAACACCGGCATGAACGACCCGGACCTCATCGCGCTGGTGCACAAGGCGCAGCGGGAGTTCGACAAGACCAAGCGGCAGGAGCTGTACAACCAGATCCAGGAGAAGGCCGCGGCGACGGCGTTCCTCGGGTTCCTGTTCTACACGCCCTTCCCGTACACCCAGTCCGACAAGGTGAAGGGCTTCAAGGTGCTGCCCACGGGCTACTACCACCTCGAAGACGTCTCGCTCTGACCCGGTTCACCCCGGCGGAACACTCGGAGCGAGAGGGTCGATGAGGTACCTCGTCTACATACTGAAGCGGCTGGTGGCGCTGATCCCGGTGCTGATCGGGATCTCGCTCATCGTCTTCTTCCTGATCCGGCTGATACCCGGGGATCCGGCGGCGACGCTGCTCGGCTCGCACGCGACGCCCGAGACGGTGCACGAGCTGCGCACGCAGCTGGGACTCACTCAGCCGGTGTGGCGTCAGTACCTGACCTTCCTGGGTCACCTGCTGCACGGGAACCTCGGGTACTCCTACGTCTACAGCAGCTCGGTCGTGGACCTGATCACGACCAGCCTGCCGGTGACGATCTGGCTGCTGGTCTCGGGCACCGTGTTCACCCTGCTGATCGCCGTGCCGCTGGCCGTCCTGGCCGCGGCGCGGCGCAACGGGGTCGCCGACAACGTCATCCGGGCGGTGCCGGTGATCGGCCTGGGCCTGCCGTCGTTCTGGCTCGGCATCATCCTGATCCTGATATTCGGACTGAAGCTGCACTGGTTTCCGGTCGCCGGATACGGCAACAGCCTGCCCGAGCACCTGCGCGGCATCGTGCTGCCGGGCATCACGGTGGCGCTGGCCCTGTCGCCGATCCTGATCCGCAGCCTGCGCGCGAGCATGATCGAGGTGCTCAGCAGCGACTACATCGTGACCGCCCACAGCAAGGGGATCAGCACGTCACGGGTGGTCCTCGGGCACGCGCTGCGCAACGCCGCCGTCTCGTCCGTCACCGTCCTCGGCGTCAACATCGCCTACCTGACCGGTACGACGCTCGTGGTCGAACGGGTCTTCTCGCTGCCCGGCATCGGGCAGCAGATGATCAACTCCATTCTCGGAAGGGACTTTCCCACCGTGCAGGGAATCACCCTGACCTTCGCGATCATGGTCGTCATCGTGAACCTGCTGACCGACCTGACGCACGCGGCTCTGGACCCACGGGTGAAGCTGTCATGACCGCGCGAATCCGACGCAGCGAGCGGAGTGAGCCGCCGAGGTACGAGGTGGCTCGCGGAGCGAGTGAGGAGTGGTGAGCGCGGCATGAGCACAGCCATAACGACGGTCGACCCCACCGCGCCGCTGGTCGACACCGGCGGGCGGCGGCGCGGGCGGCGGAACGTCACCCTGATGGTCGGGCTGGGCCTGTTCGGGCTCATCGTCCTGTGCGCACTCTGCGCACCCCTGCTGACCGGGCAGGACCCCATCAAGCAGGACCTCAACAGCGCGTTCCAGGGGCCCGGCGCCGCCGGTCACCTCCTGGGGACCGACGAGCTCGGCCGCGACGTGCTGGCCCGCCTGCTCTACGGCGCCCGCGTCGACCTGAGGGTCGGCGTGCTGGCCGTCATCTCGCCGTTCGTCATCGGCAGCCTGGTCGGGCTGGTCGCCGGGTGGTTCGGCGGCTGGGTCGACGCGATCATCGGCCGCATCGTCGACATCGTGATCGCCTTCCCGTTCCTCGTGCTGGTCATCGCGCTGGTCTTCGCGATGGGCCCGGGGACGACCAGCATCTACACGGCGATCACCCTGGTCGGCTGGGTGGCGTACTGCCGCATCGTGCGCGGTCAGGTGCTGGTCGCCAAGGAGCAGGAGTACGCCATGGCGGCCAAGGCCAGCGGCCTGCCCACCTGGCGCATCCTGCTGCGGCACCTGCTGCCGAACGTCATCCTGCAGGCGATCATCTTCTCGATGAGCGACATCGTGCTCACCCTGCTGGCGATCGTCACCCTCGGCTATCTCGGCCTCGGGGTACCGCCCCCGACGCCTGACTGGGGTTCGATGATCCAGGAAGGCCAGCAGTTCATCCTCACCAAGTGGTACATGTCCACGATCCCGGGCCTCGCCATCGTCATCACCGGCCTCGCACTGGCGCTGATCGCCGACGGCATCGTCGAGAAGGCGAACCAGTGACCCCTCCGCTGCTCGAAGTCCGCGACCTGCACGTCGAGATCCCGATGCCGTACGGCCGGCTGCACGCGGTCCGCGGCGTGTCCCTCACCGTGGACACCGCCGAGTCGGTGGGCCTGGTCGGCGAGTCCGGCTCGGGCAAGAGCCTGACGCTGCGCGCGCTGCTCGGCCTGCTGCCGCGCCCGGCGCGGATCGTCTCAGGAGCCATCCTGATCGACGGCGAGGACGTGACCGGGATGCCGCCCAAGCGCCTCAAGCGCCGGCTGACCGACACGATGAGCATGGTCTTCCAGGACTCCCTGACCGCCCTGAACCCCGTCATGCGGGTGGGCGACCAGATCGCCGAGGCGCCGTTGCGCAGGCTCGGCGCCTCGCGGTCGGAGGCCAGGGCGATCGCCGTCGACCTCATGAACGAGGTCGGGATCGCCGACCCGGAGCGGCGCTACCGGCTGTACCCGCACGAGCTGTCCGGCGGCATGCGCCAGCGGATCTGCATCGCGATCGCGCTGTCCACCAAGCCACGGCTCATCCTTGCGGACGAGCCGACGACCGCGCTGGACGTGACGATCCAGGCCCAGGTCCTCGGCGTGCTCGACCGGCTGCGGCAGGAGGAGAACGTCGGCCTGCTGCTGGTCAGCCACGACCTCGCCGTGGTCGGCCAGACCTGCTCGCGGCTGTACGTGATGTACGCCGGGAAGGTCGTGGAGACGGGCGACCTGGTGGACCTGGTCACCGCGCCCCGTCACCCGTACACGTTCTCGCTGCTGCGCTCGGTGCCCGACCCGGACCGGCGCGTCGCCCGGCTGCTGTCGATCCAGGGCCAGCCACCGGACCTCGCCGAGACCATCACCGGCTGCTCCTTCGCCCCCCGGTGCCCGTTCGCGGAGGACGCCTGCCGCGAGTGGGACGCGGAGCTGCTCCCGGCGGGCCCGGCGAGGCAGAGCGCCTGCCGGCGCATCGACACCGCGGAGCGATGGACCGCGATGGTCAGCCAGGAGGCGACCCGGTGACGAACGAGATCCTTGCGGTCGAGGGCCTGGCCCGGCACTTCGCCCCGCACGTGTCGGTCATCGACCGGCTCTTCGGCACGAAGCCGACGGAGAACCGCGCCGTCGACGGCGTGGACCTGGTGCTGCACAAGGGGGAGACGCTCGGCCTGGTGGGGGAGTCGGGGTCGGGCAAGTCCACCCTCGCGCGCGCCATCGTCGGCCTGCACCCTCCGACCGCGGGCGTGATCCGCTACGACGGCGAGGTCCTGCCGGCGAAGCGGACCAGGGCCCAGCAGCGCGCGATCCAGATGGTCTTCCAGGACCCGTACAGCTCGCTGAACCCGCGGATGACGGTCGGGCAGATGCTGGCGGAGCTGCTGCGGTTCCACAAGCTGGTGCCGCGCGACAAGGTACGCGAGCGCAGCCGCGAGCTGATGCACCTGGTCGGCCTGCCCGAACGCGCGCTCGGCCAGCGGCCGCGGCAGTTCTCCGGTGGGCAGCGGCAACGCGTCGGCATCGCGCGTGCCCTGGCGCTGGAGCCCACCGTGCTGCTCGCGGACGAACCCGTGTCCGCGCTGGACGTCTCGGTTCAGGCCACGATCATCAACCTGTTCGCCGACCTCAAGGACACACTCGACCTGTCGGTCATCTTCGTCTCGCACAACATGGCGGTGGTGCGGCAGATCTGCGACCGGACCGCGGTGATGTACCGCGGGCGCATCGTCGAGACCGGGAGCACCGGGACCCTGTTCGACGACCCCGTCCATCCGTACACCCGGCTGCTCACCGGCTCGGTTCCCCGGCTCGTCGGCTCCGAGGGACCGGTACGGGCCGAGGTGGAGGCCGAGGACGACCGCGGCGACGTCAGGCAGGAGGTCGCCGCCTCCGCGGCACGTGACGGCACCACACCCTGCCGCTTCGCCGACCGCTGCCCGTCCGTCGTCGCCGAGTGCGCGGTCGAACCCCCGCTGCTGCCCGATCCACGCGATCCCGCCCGGCTCGCCGCGTGCGTCCACGTACCCCGGCTCGCGGAGGTCGTGGGAGCCGACGCCGAGCCGGGTCCGACCTGAGGAGTCCGCTGTGAAGATCTTCATCTCGTCCGACATGGAGGGCACCGCCGGAGTCGTCGACTGGAGTCAGTGCATCGCCGGGGGAGCGCAGTACGCGTACTACACCGAGCTGCTGACCGGCGAGATCAACGCCGCGATCGAGGGCGCGATGCGGGCCGGCGCCACGGAGTTCCTGGTGAACGACTCCCACTCCAAGATGGCCAACCTGCGACCGGACGCCCTGGCCGGACGGGCCGCCTACCTGTCCGGCCGGTACAAGCCGATGTACATGATGCAGGGCCTCGACGCGAGCTATGACGCGGTCTTCTTCGTCTCCTACCACGGGTCGATGGGCAGCAACGGCTCGGTGCTGTCGCACACTTACTTCCCGACCGCGTTCGCCGAGGTCACCGTCAACGGCGCGGTCGCCGGAGAGGCGGGCATCAACGCACTGGTGGCCCGCGCCTACGAGGTGCCGATCGTGCTCGTCACCGGCGACGCCACGACGGCCGAGGAGACCGGGCGGTTCTGCCCGGGCATCGAGGCCGCGGTGGTCAAGAAGTCCGTCACGCGCTTCGCCGCCGAGTCGCTGCATCCGGAGGCGGCGCGGGAACTGATCGGCGAACGGGCCGAGGCGAGCCTGCGCGGGCTGGCCGACGCCGCGCCGCCGTCCATCGACGTCCCCGTCACCCTCGGCATCGCGTTCCGCAGCAGCGACTACTGCGAGCTCGCCGCCCGCATCGCCGGGGTCGAGCGGACCGGTGACCTGTCCGCCGTCATCACCGGCGACGACCCCCTGTGGATCTACCAGACCTTCATCACCGTCGTGCTGCTGTGCCGGGGCCTCGTCGAGTGAGGATCGTGAAGGTCATCGCCGAGCCGGTACGCGCCGGGTTCTTCTCCGATGACCAGGCGGCGATCAGGGCGGGCGCGGAGCACGACGGCTTCGGATACACGGGCGCCCCGGTCACGCCGGGCTTCGCCGCGATCCGCGAGCCCGGCGAGGCGCTCTCGGTGCTCCTGCTGCTCGAGGACGGCTCGGTCGCCCACGGCGACTGTGCGTCCGTGCAGTACCCCGGCGCGGGCGGACGCGACCCGCTTTTCGACGCGACGGCGGCCCGCCGCGACGTCGACGAGTACGTCGCCCCGATGCTGGCGGGCGCGGAGCTCGGCTCGTTCCGCGACCTGGCCGGGCGCGTGGCCGCCTGCCGTACGCCGACCGGCCGGCTGCACGCCGCCATCAGGTACGGCGTGACGCAGGCGGTGCTCGACGCGGTCGCGCTCGCCCGCCGGCTCACCATGGCCGAGGTCGTACGGGACGAGTACGCCACCGGCGTGGACCTGGTGCCTGTACCGATGTTCGCCCAGACCGGCGACGAGCGGTACGCGGGCGCGGAGAGAATGATCCTCAAGCGGGTCGACGTCCTTCCGCACGGCCTGGTCAACAACGTCGACACCAGGCTCGGCCGCCGAGGCGAGCTGCTCGAGGCCTATTTGCGCTGGCTGGTGGGCCGCATCGGCGAGCTGCGTACGGACGACGCGTACGCGCCCCGGCTGCACTTCGACACCTACGGCACCATCGGCCTCGCCTTCGGCGGTGACGTCGAGGCGGTGGCCGCCTACCTCACCCGCCTCGGGGAGATCGCCGCGCCGTACGAGCTGGTCATCGAGCATCCGATCGACGCCGGCGGACGTGAGCCGCAGATCGAGACCTACCTTCGGCTCCGCGACGCGCTGCGGCGGACGGGCTCGCGGGTGCGGATCGCCGTGGACGAGTGGTGCAACACGCTCGAGGACATCGCGATGTTCGCCGGCCGCGGCGCCGCCGACGTGATCCACGTCAAGACGCCCGACCTCGGCGGCATCGACGACACCATCGAGGCGCTGCTGCTGGTCCGCGCCGCGGGCCTGATGGCCTACTGCGGCGGAACCTGCAACGAGACGGACCGGTCGGCGCAGGTCACCGCGCACGTGGCGATGGCCTGCGGAGCCGCGCAGGTGCTCGCCAAACCGGGTATGGGCGTGGACGAGGGACTGATGATCGTCGGCAACGAGATGGCACGGGTGACGGCGATCGCGGCCGCGCGCCGGTCAGGAGGGATGGTCCTGCCGTGATGCCACTGTCGGACGTCCGGATCATCGCGATCGAGCAGTACGGCGCGGGGCCGTTCGGCAGCGTCCACCTGGCCGACCTCGGCGCCGAGGTCATCAAGATCGAGGATCCCTCGACGGGCGGGGACATCGGGCGGTACGTCGTGCCCGAGCAGCACGGCGAGGACAGCCTGTTCTTCGAGACCTTCAACCGCAACAAGCGCAGCCTCGGCCTGGACATCTCCACTCCGGAGGGCCGCGCCGTGTTCGAGGACCTGGTGCGCGTCAGCGACGTCGTCCACTCGAACCTGCGCGGTGACGTCCCGGCGAAGCTGCGGATCCGCTACGACGACCTGAAGCACCTCAACCCCGCGATCGTGTGCAGCTCGCTCAGCGGCTTCGGCATGACCGGCCCGCGCAGCGCCGAGCCCGGCTACGACTACGTGCTCCAGGGCATGGCCGGCTGGATGGACATCACCGGCGAGCCCGACGGGCCGCCCACCAAGTCCGGCCTCTCCCTGGTGGACTACGCGGGCGGGCTCGTGGCGGCGGGCTCGATCCTCGCCGCGCTGCACGCCGCCCGTCGCGACGGCGTCGGCGCCGAC
It encodes:
- a CDS encoding ABC transporter substrate-binding protein — protein: MNDEIPEGLRVPMISRRRMLRLSGLGIGAFSAAPLLAACGSSSDTTSAKKKGGNLVIVRAQDSVNMDKTTVFSNASLWVYQQMYETLVAMTDDGQGVKPWLAESYQMSADNLSCTFKLRSGVKFHNGQPVTSADVKFSIDESSKTKGGWEFINSAIKEVKTPDPLTVVITTKYPWAPLLADLSCPNNGIIPKDYAGKSSKDFYQAPVGTGPFMWGTWQKGSALTLKKNPSYWQPGKPAVDTVTWKVVPDTNARALQLQGGQAQINEAPPFSSISQVKNTPNLKVDLFPSTRTDYILMNQTKKPYDDVHVRRAISYAIDRQALVKNILFGSGSVANSFMMPSAPYYDKNSPGLQYDMAKAKQEMAQSSVPQGFTTTYLAQSGDAMDASIAQILQASLKQLGITMKIQNVDPSAQHDLTTKLQYEISHSYWTMDLADPDELVQYALDPKSGGHSFNTGMNDPDLIALVHKAQREFDKTKRQELYNQIQEKAAATAFLGFLFYTPFPYTQSDKVKGFKVLPTGYYHLEDVSL
- a CDS encoding methylaspartate ammonia-lyase, translating into MRIVKVIAEPVRAGFFSDDQAAIRAGAEHDGFGYTGAPVTPGFAAIREPGEALSVLLLLEDGSVAHGDCASVQYPGAGGRDPLFDATAARRDVDEYVAPMLAGAELGSFRDLAGRVAACRTPTGRLHAAIRYGVTQAVLDAVALARRLTMAEVVRDEYATGVDLVPVPMFAQTGDERYAGAERMILKRVDVLPHGLVNNVDTRLGRRGELLEAYLRWLVGRIGELRTDDAYAPRLHFDTYGTIGLAFGGDVEAVAAYLTRLGEIAAPYELVIEHPIDAGGREPQIETYLRLRDALRRTGSRVRIAVDEWCNTLEDIAMFAGRGAADVIHVKTPDLGGIDDTIEALLLVRAAGLMAYCGGTCNETDRSAQVTAHVAMACGAAQVLAKPGMGVDEGLMIVGNEMARVTAIAAARRSGGMVLP
- a CDS encoding ABC transporter permease, producing MRYLVYILKRLVALIPVLIGISLIVFFLIRLIPGDPAATLLGSHATPETVHELRTQLGLTQPVWRQYLTFLGHLLHGNLGYSYVYSSSVVDLITTSLPVTIWLLVSGTVFTLLIAVPLAVLAAARRNGVADNVIRAVPVIGLGLPSFWLGIILILIFGLKLHWFPVAGYGNSLPEHLRGIVLPGITVALALSPILIRSLRASMIEVLSSDYIVTAHSKGISTSRVVLGHALRNAAVSSVTVLGVNIAYLTGTTLVVERVFSLPGIGQQMINSILGRDFPTVQGITLTFAIMVVIVNLLTDLTHAALDPRVKLS
- a CDS encoding ABC transporter ATP-binding protein — protein: MTPPLLEVRDLHVEIPMPYGRLHAVRGVSLTVDTAESVGLVGESGSGKSLTLRALLGLLPRPARIVSGAILIDGEDVTGMPPKRLKRRLTDTMSMVFQDSLTALNPVMRVGDQIAEAPLRRLGASRSEARAIAVDLMNEVGIADPERRYRLYPHELSGGMRQRICIAIALSTKPRLILADEPTTALDVTIQAQVLGVLDRLRQEENVGLLLVSHDLAVVGQTCSRLYVMYAGKVVETGDLVDLVTAPRHPYTFSLLRSVPDPDRRVARLLSIQGQPPDLAETITGCSFAPRCPFAEDACREWDAELLPAGPARQSACRRIDTAERWTAMVSQEATR
- a CDS encoding amidase family protein, which encodes MQLTIIGAGAIGGTIGAHLIRDGHDILFCDADPAHVDAINRNGLTIEGPVENFTVTARAVTPEDLPDRLERVAIAVKSHHTAQAAELLRGRLAPDGYVVSFQNGLTADILSAVVGPERLIVCFVNFGADVLAPGRIMQGNVGTFRIGEPTGEITPRLRELAEALPYAEATGNILGFLWGKEAYGAMLYAGAVSDLSIADSLEDPRWRPLMLAIAREVLAQAPVEPEGFDGFDPRDLEGSLARLVTFNRTSAKSHSGIYRDLMVRKRKTEVDDLLNDLAGPLTTYAGQIIKAIERGERTCEVANLELLAAYERAERLGRPLNAVVELFPAPPRAADGPLHGVPVAVKDMIDIAGHPRGNGNPHAMRARPATADAPVVAALRAAGADVFAATSLLEYAAGAVHPEAPEAMNPYATDRTAGGSSGGSAALVGAGVCAVALGTDTGGSIRLPAHYCATVGFKPSHGTLPLDGVERLAPTLDHVGLLTADVAVTAKVFSALTGTAPAAAVGAPPRIGVIPGQLERAEVEPDVAAAVRGAIETLRAAGCAIVEVDGSGLDEIEKTFSDILLFEAWQVHGERVTATPDHYGPETLRLLRSGAEVSAAAYQDALDTRERLLPAAAEVYAEVDVLLGPAAPFVAPVTTPPVDTPEGEAEGLFTAVHNLTGAPALVLPCGWGSTGLPIGLQLSSPFGTDSALLALAAYVESTLAVESRDPAVAGSADVWE
- a CDS encoding M55 family metallopeptidase, whose amino-acid sequence is MKIFISSDMEGTAGVVDWSQCIAGGAQYAYYTELLTGEINAAIEGAMRAGATEFLVNDSHSKMANLRPDALAGRAAYLSGRYKPMYMMQGLDASYDAVFFVSYHGSMGSNGSVLSHTYFPTAFAEVTVNGAVAGEAGINALVARAYEVPIVLVTGDATTAEETGRFCPGIEAAVVKKSVTRFAAESLHPEAARELIGERAEASLRGLADAAPPSIDVPVTLGIAFRSSDYCELAARIAGVERTGDLSAVITGDDPLWIYQTFITVVLLCRGLVE
- a CDS encoding ABC transporter permease; amino-acid sequence: MSTAITTVDPTAPLVDTGGRRRGRRNVTLMVGLGLFGLIVLCALCAPLLTGQDPIKQDLNSAFQGPGAAGHLLGTDELGRDVLARLLYGARVDLRVGVLAVISPFVIGSLVGLVAGWFGGWVDAIIGRIVDIVIAFPFLVLVIALVFAMGPGTTSIYTAITLVGWVAYCRIVRGQVLVAKEQEYAMAAKASGLPTWRILLRHLLPNVILQAIIFSMSDIVLTLLAIVTLGYLGLGVPPPTPDWGSMIQEGQQFILTKWYMSTIPGLAIVITGLALALIADGIVEKANQ
- a CDS encoding oligopeptide/dipeptide ABC transporter ATP-binding protein, coding for MTNEILAVEGLARHFAPHVSVIDRLFGTKPTENRAVDGVDLVLHKGETLGLVGESGSGKSTLARAIVGLHPPTAGVIRYDGEVLPAKRTRAQQRAIQMVFQDPYSSLNPRMTVGQMLAELLRFHKLVPRDKVRERSRELMHLVGLPERALGQRPRQFSGGQRQRVGIARALALEPTVLLADEPVSALDVSVQATIINLFADLKDTLDLSVIFVSHNMAVVRQICDRTAVMYRGRIVETGSTGTLFDDPVHPYTRLLTGSVPRLVGSEGPVRAEVEAEDDRGDVRQEVAASAARDGTTPCRFADRCPSVVAECAVEPPLLPDPRDPARLAACVHVPRLAEVVGADAEPGPT